ATATTAAAAATGCCTGCAGTTTCGGTAATCTCGTTTTTAAATTCCTGCAGTTTTTCTTCGATAATTTCATTCAAAGATTCAAACCTTTTAAGATTTACCAATTGCGTTTCATGTAAACCGGGATTGATTTCCTTTAATTCAGGCAAAATATGGTGTCTGATTTTATTCCTTTGGTAGTCTGTGGAAGTATTCGAGATGTCTTCACGCCATTCAAGATGGTTAGTTTTCAGATAATTTAAAATCTCTTCAACGCCAATAAACATCATTGGCCTTCTTATTTTTTCAGTTTTTATCGGAATTGATTGCAAACCTTTTGGACCGGTACCTTTGGTGATATTCAATAATAGTGTTTCGATTCGGTCGTCGAGATGATGGGCAGTTAACAGGAAATCGTATTTTTCTTCTTCCAGAATCTCAGAAAACCACTTATATCTCATTTCTCTAGCAGCCATTTGGGTTGAAATCCCATTTTCTTTCGCAAAAGACTTGGTTTTAAATTTTATGGTATGAAATTCCAGATTGTTTTTTTTACAAAAATCTTTGACAAATTCCTGATCCCCGTCTGAATCAGCACCTCTTAATCCGAAATTGCAGTGGGCAATTCCAAAATCAAAACCTGCCTTTAATAACAAGTCAGCCAAGGCGACCGAATCTTTTCCCCCGCTATGAGCCAAAAGCATCCTGTCTTTTATGGAAAAAAGATTTTGATTCTCAATAAATGTTAAAAATTGACGCAGCATCAGGTGTTTCAGACAATTCTAAAACAAAAATACGTTAATTTTGCCTTATGAATTTTCATTTTGGACATCAAATACTTATTTCACGACTTCGAGGAATCTCCTTTGTAGTTCTTATATTATTGTTTTTTTTTAATTCTTACGGCCAAAAACCTCTAAATCCCATCAAAGACAATGGCCCGAAATCAAAGATAGAACTTATCAGGGCCGATAGTTTGGCCGGAGAAAACAGCCTCAATCGCACCCAAACTTTTTTAGGAAATGTAATTTTCAGTCATCGCGGGGTACTATTGGGTTGCCAAAAAGCCGTCCACAATCTTTCTTCCAATTTTATTGAAGCCTACGGGAAAGTGGTTATCAATCAGGGAGATACACTCACGATTGTGGGAGATACATTGATTTATGACGGTAATCTTCGATTTGCCAAAGTATATGGCCGGCAAGTGATTTTAAGAGACAAAAAAGTTACATTACGTACCACTGAAGTTCATTATAATCTCAATACCGACCAGGCGTATTATCCTGTGCCGGGTGTGCTTAATCAGGATTCAAGCAGATTGAGTAGTAAGTTGGGATATTATAATACCAAAACGAAATATTTCAGGTATATCGGGGATGTCGAAATTATTAACCCACAATATGTGCTCTGTACCGATTCGCTGGATTACGATACATATACTAAGCTCGCAATTTTTAAGACTTTTACTACCATAAAAAGTAAAAACGGAGACCTTTCGGCTTATAAAGGCAAATATAACATTAAGACCAAAGAGTCTTTTTTTGAAGGGAGGGCCAAAGTGACTAATGATAAATACTCGCTGGAAGGAGACACGCTTGCTTTTGATAATACCAAAGGCTCAGGATATGCCAATGGTGCGGTAGTATTTGTGTCATTCGAGGATAGTCTGGTGGTTTTGGGCCAAAAGGCCATTAGAAATGGGGAGGAGGGCTTAACCAAAATCATGAAAGAAACGCTAAGCCGGCGGATTTCTAAAAATGATACACTTTGGATAGCCGCAGATACCCTTTGGGTTTTTGAAATCAGAGAGAAAGTAGATTCTGTTGCGAGTTTTACTGGCCGAAGTGATTCTTTAAAAAAACAAAATACGGTTTTACCACCCAAAGTTTTAAATCCAAGTCTGAAACCTGTCATAAAAGACGCCAAAATGGTGGGAATGGAGTTGAGGAAAATCTTGTATGGAATGAGGCCAGCCAAAATTGATTTGTTAGTGGGCCCTGCCGAGTTTCAACATATGGATTCTCATAATTATGTTTTAAG
The sequence above is a segment of the Cytophagaceae bacterium genome. Coding sequences within it:
- the tilS gene encoding tRNA lysidine(34) synthetase TilS — encoded protein: MLRQFLTFIENQNLFSIKDRMLLAHSGGKDSVALADLLLKAGFDFGIAHCNFGLRGADSDGDQEFVKDFCKKNNLEFHTIKFKTKSFAKENGISTQMAAREMRYKWFSEILEEEKYDFLLTAHHLDDRIETLLLNITKGTGPKGLQSIPIKTEKIRRPMMFIGVEEILNYLKTNHLEWREDISNTSTDYQRNKIRHHILPELKEINPGLHETQLVNLKRFESLNEIIEEKLQEFKNEITETAGIFNIPFENWKNKAGFKLILEEFLKPYGFNFHQIEEIFGFKQSGKVINTEFFQLTKSGDQLFLSKKKELNLSEELIIPNPGKYFFENLEIEISLIETAENPDFKNPDIAYFDAEKLIFPLKIRKWQQGDKMFPFGMKGTKLVSDILIDKKVNILEKQNTKVLISDTQIAWVLGLKTSDIFKLKMPYNKIFKIIINFI